The following are encoded in a window of Candidatus Spechtbacterales bacterium genomic DNA:
- a CDS encoding glycosyltransferase family 1 protein, with protein sequence MKIGIDIRALNTSSYGGVSEYIRNLLPALFLEGGNRHSFHLFTNSRKNPQDYSDFLSFNNVTLHEFRYPNKFFTFSCRYLNRPYLDKLVGGVDVFFSPHFLPAPVSPGTKRVTTFHDLSFEYFPEYFDRRRRLWHKYMSPATQAKMSDKLIAVSHSTKNDIVNIYGIPKEKINVVYLGICDSITNPPASNWNSVKRKYKIQEDYILSLSTIEPRKNIVALIRAFNDIHEDKKFKNLHLVIAGAKGWEYKNILKEASNSPHVNKIIFTGPVKEDEKSILYKKAKVFIYPSLYEGFGFPPLEAMYSGTPTIASFVTSLPEVTGGAAILINPYIPKDISRALKEILLDKGFAEYLSIEGKKRAERFSWEKTAKETLRVLIEE encoded by the coding sequence ATGAAGATAGGCATAGACATCAGAGCTCTTAACACATCCTCTTATGGCGGTGTAAGTGAATATATCCGGAATCTGCTTCCGGCTCTTTTTTTGGAAGGTGGCAATCGTCACTCATTTCACCTTTTTACTAATTCGCGCAAAAATCCTCAGGATTACAGCGATTTTTTAAGCTTTAATAATGTTACTCTTCATGAATTTAGATATCCTAATAAGTTTTTTACTTTTTCTTGCCGTTATCTAAATAGACCATACTTGGATAAATTAGTGGGTGGGGTCGATGTGTTTTTTAGTCCACACTTTCTTCCGGCACCCGTTTCTCCCGGCACAAAAAGAGTAACTACATTTCACGATTTAAGTTTTGAATACTTTCCCGAATATTTTGATAGGCGACGCAGGTTGTGGCATAAATATATGTCGCCTGCCACGCAGGCAAAGATGTCAGATAAGCTGATAGCTGTGTCACACTCAACTAAAAATGACATAGTTAATATTTATGGTATTCCTAAAGAAAAAATAAATGTTGTCTATCTTGGAATATGCGACTCGATAACGAATCCACCTGCTTCTAATTGGAACAGCGTAAAGCGTAAATACAAAATACAGGAAGATTATATTTTAAGCTTAAGCACAATAGAGCCCAGAAAAAATATAGTGGCTCTCATAAGGGCCTTCAACGATATTCACGAAGATAAGAAGTTCAAAAACCTGCATCTGGTTATAGCGGGAGCAAAAGGATGGGAGTATAAAAATATCTTAAAAGAGGCAAGTAACTCCCCTCATGTAAATAAGATAATTTTTACAGGTCCCGTGAAAGAGGATGAAAAATCTATTTTGTATAAAAAAGCAAAGGTATTTATATACCCAAGCCTGTATGAAGGCTTTGGCTTCCCGCCTCTTGAGGCAATGTACAGCGGTACGCCGACAATTGCGTCTTTTGTAACATCCCTGCCGGAGGTTACAGGCGGAGCTGCTATTTTAATAAATCCGTATATTCCAAAAGATATATCAAGAGCGTTAAAAGAGATTTTGCTCGATAAAGGATTTGCGGAATATCTTTCAATAGAAGGTAAAAAGCGTGCTGAGAGATTTTCATGGGAAAAAACCGCAAAGGAAACACTTAGGGTCTTAATAGAGGAATAA